One part of the Vogesella sp. LIG4 genome encodes these proteins:
- a CDS encoding outer membrane lipoprotein-sorting protein, translating into MKTRYFLLILGWVPMLAATAASLSAAQIVDKNVAARGGLQAWRAVNTLTLSGQIDAGGKKNVSLPFVMKLKRPYKSRFEVNFQNQTALQTYDGEQGWKVRPFLGRNEVEPFTTAEAKSAASSTELDGPLVDYARKGTRVELQGMDKVEGHSAYKLKLTMKDSSQRYVWVDAQSYLELKMEGVPRKMDGRMRAVSIYFRDYKTESGLLMAHEQETVVEGLKPGHKMIIQHVAVNQPIDDTAFGKPQLAAADPPTQTAKQTD; encoded by the coding sequence ATGAAAACCCGATATTTTTTGCTGATACTGGGCTGGGTGCCCATGCTGGCCGCCACGGCAGCCAGTCTTAGCGCAGCCCAGATCGTCGACAAGAACGTGGCCGCACGCGGCGGGCTGCAAGCCTGGCGCGCGGTCAACACCCTGACCCTGTCCGGGCAGATTGATGCGGGCGGCAAGAAGAATGTCAGCCTGCCCTTCGTGATGAAACTGAAGCGGCCATACAAGAGCCGCTTCGAAGTGAACTTCCAGAACCAGACAGCGCTGCAGACCTACGACGGCGAGCAGGGCTGGAAAGTCCGGCCCTTCCTGGGGCGTAACGAAGTGGAGCCGTTCACGACGGCAGAAGCCAAGTCCGCCGCCAGTTCGACCGAGCTGGACGGCCCCCTGGTCGACTACGCCAGAAAAGGCACCCGGGTCGAACTGCAGGGCATGGACAAAGTGGAGGGACACAGCGCCTACAAGCTCAAGCTGACCATGAAAGACAGTAGCCAGCGCTACGTCTGGGTGGATGCGCAGAGCTATCTCGAACTGAAAATGGAAGGCGTGCCGCGCAAGATGGACGGCAGAATGCGCGCCGTTTCCATTTACTTCCGCGACTACAAAACCGAAAGCGGCCTGCTCATGGCGCATGAACAGGAAACCGTAGTCGAAGGCCTCAAGCCCGGTCACAAGATGATCATCCAGCATGTGGCAGTGAATCAGCCAATAGACGATACCGCCTTTGGCAAACCGCAGCTGGCGGCGGCCGATCCTCCCACCCAGACCGCCAAACAAACCGACTGA
- a CDS encoding choice-of-anchor Q domain-containing protein — MRSNTFTATLSDFVRAGLAAAILLVSGATVAASINLSAVPTTATLPDGQTVPMWGYRCTGAPVGATCAASNPNAGAGWSPVVITVAPGPLTINLTNSLPVPPGGATGIPTSLVIVGQLGGGLGASPTRTPSPAHPTQTSTTWPIAGTGTATFTPPAQGARVQSFGTEVATGQTVPLTWNNLKPGTYLIESGTHPAIQGPMGLYGMLVVRTPAAGATLAQAYPGIGYDASVPLLLSEIDPVQNAAVDKAVHTTGFSETAVWSGQPGQCGNASSANYGTCYPPAVNYDPRYYLINGVSFDRANPSKSQFAIAAPASTGQVLVRFVNAGLRMHVPSIIGAQTGTPAVSGVSLIAEDGNVKPGNARVQSQVFLAAGKTFDVMMSAPAAAATLPVFDRELSLSTNNQRDGGMQGYISINGGTLPIANAAVTAQDKTYYCASGMTLMVQDPSKGVLANATGANGAVLGTVSLAGGATALAFQSNGTFTYTPPSAGACGGSFTFLVNGTVTHTATIQECDASVHAAGCTLGGAPTANNANFTSNIASQLQIGAPGVLAYATDPAGHALTAGTATGVVGGTVTLNRDGSFTAMPTTPPTGAGMATVTFHYTAINSQSTSSAPALVTVTFKGGSGLAVTVKDGPTGQPIGDYRWIIEEDRTFQIDPACQLNGVGRPASCPPLPVPSLGTNFHTSYMPVVAAGCVGTVACEAGQTVFDPATNAHVPAVCDIGNGVCRTTAAQQTPVNPGQVALDPTKRYYISILPGDAGNPFTAGAGAPVPVDPNNPNGPQRQFSIAQDCGTYSTSNAAWTPGGASAQCGHGMGGAPLVNGQTAVSVVLQQTPFQTAKVSVLVFEDDAPLNGEVDVGHEAPGTFGTGLEPGLGGFEIKLFDDAGGTGDATGQMTYDMFNMPLSNALQGMIDPSTGLNACPISKTSQDGLVGMIPTCPKYESDGKTLSPLVGQAIIANLMPGRYGVVATPAADRIAKGEQWLQTNTLDGQKAHDAFIKVGGPAYFQEFGPAGYHVSIGFANPQIINNRRTNAGHTGLCDLAGAVCTSGVSGRITNLHYSRPPNENLYGSGSRDSLAFTQCYVSAGDTDGQDIAFTKCNPDGTFSMSGLPAGTTRLTVFDQWNDQIVDGLATATQLTAGQTKNLGDIPVLQWHTNLYTRTFFDLHGDGVSHDDDPGLTLVPTNIRFRDGSYSNFNNTDLNGFAGFNEVFPLFSWYVVEADTTRYKQTGVHVVYDSGGPVDGTGQAGSGNSNIASNFANTLESSTAHLPGALRFPGAVYCDNADCAGFSIANGPASSAANPSSGSINPPWVTTLGWQGFSGQNSFIEFGKAPFAPSENGGIRGEVIYASTRPFDDPSLLIHTSWTPNVPGVTINLYQEGTAADGSTTLTMVDHTLTSSWDDWAQGFRSNGMPNMNCPGQENGAKDAFFYTLNNSRQWLNAGTPLPNNSQFKCYDGMHAFNQLQPAPYDGMYNFPSIINRDPVSGAPVGAGATNGVAGTRPGSNCTVCVANPADGTPMLPAGKYVVEVIVPPGYELVKEEDKNILIGDNYIAPVTQQFGGLATIFILPDQAAMNATYNATNPQNPTQALGSVAFPRNEGDTGSVETFWPCVGELRIVPDYISLFPGSQEVSPFAGASRHLCDRKEVQLDNQMTVLAKFWLFSSTHVTAHFTGFMLDDFSSEFDPYSPQFGEKFAPPNLPISIKDFAGTEVERTYADQWGIFNGLNYSTWEVNPPNPTGYAPTMMVACMNDPGPILDTRATINGVANPTFNTMITDPSFNPAYSQFCYEIPFMPGQTQYMDTPVVPVQAFASAYNPPDCAYPDTTPAIKQVNGDGVGPYVSAAGHTLTITALGDQTVPNNAYTGPAAGNAPFNQKSITRHYGFGSRCTGLGGACTAVSSVTIGGATATITGWTDTSITVTVPQGIPSCGVDPNDATRHPPLQRTGAGNQTYAAQCGELVITAGNGKKSIDTVTVTVGGKAPTHVNGENGTGNALQAAIDNATPGDLILVGPGTYDEMLIMWKPVRLQGVGAASVTINANTHPSGKMDPWRRQIACLFGVSLNGGVISANNPYDPSGTYTCAANMQRKVDAIPQEPTVGWDPTLNGNIGEMLMEPTLMGAYEGAGITVLGKGVRDVRVRGVLQPDLLCVGTEAMTGGVEPGTCSLLTAQINARDCTDYPSDFFCNPARIDGISVTNSSQGGGGIFLHGFNHNMEVSNNRIFGNAGTLTGGISVGQVEVPPGTTAQNGVTLDPYLYHTHVYVHHNAVTSNASYGDEINSTTPSAAGGVTFCTGADYYHFNYNWVCGNMSSGDGGGMAHFGYSVNGDISHNWVLFNQSNNPTLPTYGGGIIAQGVPPDGTFCENSVTTDQDCAPALGDGAGPGLKIDANLIVGNTAESGKGGGLRLQSINGTDVQNDPTNRKGLWYKVRVTNNIIANNVAGWSGGGVSLQDAVNVDFDNNTVVSNDATASSGVLFNTDGGAQANVGPPHCTNNGTETTCQPITTSNYQPAGLETALNTTNLTAVQTNVNCSGNHPPSACFSNPVTFNNNLFWQNRSFYITVGGLDPAIQGLQNVVSLNPSLNQAGHPTGYCAQGAVYWDIGAYGDTGPANHSSGLTLNPRYSILTSTSGGYNSAAAHNLQPASPGVVSQYCNGARVPPEGGGIGFSVPPGIADTVLPNPLFSLLPSAVPDEGNQWINMTYGPLSLVNASVTSGGAGYNVLLGNYALTAGSPAINSGTSSGAPTFDFFGISRPQNGSWDIGAVEFHNGGQVNPPDGL; from the coding sequence ATGAGATCCAATACCTTCACGGCGACGCTGTCCGACTTCGTCAGGGCCGGGCTCGCAGCCGCCATTCTCTTAGTCAGTGGAGCGACCGTGGCGGCCAGCATCAATCTGAGCGCTGTCCCGACCACCGCCACACTCCCGGACGGGCAGACCGTGCCCATGTGGGGCTATCGCTGCACCGGTGCACCGGTTGGCGCAACATGCGCAGCAAGCAACCCCAATGCAGGCGCTGGCTGGTCGCCGGTAGTGATTACCGTTGCACCGGGCCCGCTGACGATCAACCTGACCAACAGCCTGCCGGTGCCCCCGGGAGGAGCAACGGGTATACCCACCTCGCTGGTGATCGTCGGCCAGTTGGGCGGCGGCCTTGGCGCGTCCCCAACCAGAACGCCCAGCCCCGCACACCCGACGCAGACCTCGACCACCTGGCCGATAGCCGGCACCGGGACGGCAACATTCACCCCGCCGGCGCAGGGCGCTCGTGTCCAGTCGTTCGGCACTGAAGTTGCCACCGGGCAGACCGTGCCCCTGACCTGGAACAATCTCAAGCCGGGCACCTATCTGATCGAGTCCGGTACGCACCCAGCCATCCAGGGCCCCATGGGTCTGTACGGCATGCTGGTAGTACGCACGCCCGCCGCTGGCGCCACCCTGGCGCAGGCCTACCCCGGCATCGGCTACGATGCCAGCGTGCCGCTGCTGCTCAGTGAAATCGACCCGGTGCAGAACGCCGCCGTCGACAAGGCCGTTCACACCACCGGCTTCAGCGAAACGGCAGTCTGGTCCGGCCAGCCGGGCCAGTGCGGCAACGCAAGCTCCGCGAATTACGGCACCTGCTATCCGCCCGCAGTCAACTACGACCCGCGCTACTACCTGATCAACGGCGTTTCCTTTGACCGGGCCAACCCGAGCAAATCGCAATTTGCCATCGCCGCGCCCGCAAGCACCGGCCAGGTACTCGTGCGCTTCGTAAACGCCGGGCTGCGCATGCACGTACCGTCCATCATCGGTGCGCAAACCGGCACCCCTGCGGTTTCCGGTGTCTCGCTCATTGCCGAAGACGGCAACGTCAAACCCGGCAATGCCAGGGTGCAAAGCCAGGTATTCCTGGCGGCGGGCAAGACCTTTGACGTGATGATGAGCGCCCCGGCCGCGGCAGCAACGCTGCCGGTGTTCGACCGCGAACTCAGCCTGTCCACCAACAACCAGCGCGATGGCGGCATGCAGGGGTATATCAGCATTAACGGCGGCACCCTGCCTATCGCCAATGCCGCGGTCACCGCCCAGGATAAAACCTACTACTGCGCCTCCGGCATGACCCTGATGGTGCAGGATCCGAGCAAGGGTGTGCTGGCCAATGCCACCGGCGCCAACGGTGCGGTACTGGGTACCGTCAGCCTGGCTGGCGGCGCCACGGCCTTGGCATTTCAGTCCAACGGCACCTTTACCTATACCCCGCCTTCGGCCGGCGCTTGCGGCGGCAGCTTCACCTTCCTGGTGAACGGCACGGTGACGCATACCGCCACGATTCAGGAATGCGATGCCAGCGTGCATGCAGCCGGTTGCACCCTGGGTGGCGCGCCCACGGCGAATAACGCCAACTTCACCAGCAACATCGCCTCGCAGCTGCAGATCGGCGCACCTGGTGTACTGGCCTACGCCACCGACCCGGCCGGGCATGCCCTGACAGCCGGCACAGCGACCGGCGTGGTAGGCGGAACCGTCACCCTGAACCGGGATGGTTCGTTTACCGCCATGCCGACCACCCCGCCTACAGGCGCCGGCATGGCCACGGTCACCTTCCACTACACCGCCATCAACTCGCAGAGCACCAGTTCGGCCCCGGCACTCGTCACCGTCACCTTCAAGGGTGGTAGCGGCCTGGCCGTCACGGTAAAAGACGGGCCGACCGGCCAGCCGATCGGCGACTACCGCTGGATCATCGAAGAAGATCGCACCTTCCAGATCGACCCTGCCTGCCAGCTCAACGGCGTCGGGCGGCCGGCAAGCTGCCCGCCGCTGCCGGTACCCAGCCTTGGCACCAACTTCCACACCAGCTATATGCCGGTAGTGGCAGCTGGGTGTGTAGGCACGGTTGCCTGCGAAGCAGGCCAGACGGTGTTCGACCCGGCCACCAATGCACACGTGCCGGCAGTATGTGACATCGGTAACGGCGTATGCCGCACCACCGCTGCGCAGCAGACCCCGGTCAACCCCGGCCAGGTGGCTCTCGACCCGACCAAGCGTTACTACATCTCCATCCTGCCGGGTGATGCCGGCAACCCGTTTACCGCCGGCGCAGGCGCGCCGGTGCCGGTGGACCCTAACAACCCCAACGGGCCGCAAAGGCAGTTCAGCATTGCCCAGGATTGCGGCACTTATTCAACCAGCAACGCAGCCTGGACGCCTGGCGGAGCCAGTGCCCAGTGCGGCCACGGCATGGGTGGCGCACCGCTTGTCAACGGGCAGACCGCTGTCAGCGTAGTCCTGCAACAGACTCCGTTCCAGACGGCTAAAGTCTCGGTACTGGTGTTCGAAGACGACGCGCCGCTCAATGGCGAAGTCGACGTCGGCCATGAAGCCCCGGGTACCTTCGGGACCGGCCTGGAGCCGGGACTCGGCGGGTTCGAGATCAAGCTGTTCGACGATGCCGGCGGTACCGGCGATGCCACCGGGCAGATGACCTACGACATGTTCAACATGCCGCTGTCCAATGCCTTGCAAGGCATGATCGACCCCAGCACCGGGCTGAACGCCTGCCCGATTTCCAAGACCTCGCAAGATGGGCTGGTCGGCATGATCCCGACCTGCCCGAAATATGAATCGGATGGCAAGACCCTGTCGCCGCTGGTCGGCCAGGCCATCATTGCCAACCTGATGCCAGGCCGCTACGGCGTGGTTGCCACGCCGGCGGCGGATCGCATCGCCAAGGGCGAGCAGTGGCTGCAAACCAATACCCTGGACGGGCAAAAAGCCCACGATGCCTTCATCAAGGTAGGTGGCCCGGCGTACTTCCAGGAGTTCGGGCCAGCGGGTTATCACGTCTCCATTGGCTTTGCCAACCCGCAAATCATCAATAACCGCAGGACCAATGCAGGCCATACCGGGCTGTGTGACCTGGCCGGAGCCGTATGCACCAGTGGCGTGTCAGGCAGAATCACCAACCTGCACTACAGCCGGCCGCCAAACGAAAACCTGTACGGCAGTGGTTCGCGCGACTCCCTGGCATTCACACAATGCTATGTGAGCGCCGGCGATACTGATGGCCAGGATATCGCGTTCACCAAGTGCAACCCCGACGGTACCTTCAGCATGAGCGGCCTGCCCGCTGGCACCACCCGCCTGACGGTGTTCGACCAATGGAACGACCAGATCGTCGATGGCCTGGCAACGGCAACACAGCTGACCGCCGGCCAGACGAAGAACCTCGGCGACATTCCGGTGCTGCAATGGCACACCAACCTGTACACGCGAACCTTCTTCGACCTGCATGGCGACGGTGTTTCGCATGACGACGACCCGGGGCTGACGCTGGTGCCAACCAACATCCGCTTCCGCGACGGCAGCTACTCCAACTTCAACAACACCGACCTGAACGGCTTTGCCGGCTTCAACGAAGTGTTCCCGCTGTTCAGCTGGTACGTGGTGGAAGCCGATACCACCCGCTACAAACAGACTGGCGTACACGTGGTGTATGACTCCGGCGGCCCGGTGGATGGCACCGGCCAGGCAGGTTCCGGGAATTCGAACATCGCGTCGAACTTTGCCAATACGCTCGAATCGTCGACTGCCCACCTGCCTGGCGCCCTGCGCTTCCCTGGTGCGGTGTATTGCGACAATGCGGACTGCGCCGGTTTCTCCATCGCGAATGGCCCGGCCAGCAGTGCGGCCAACCCTTCGAGCGGCAGCATCAACCCACCGTGGGTTACCACGCTGGGCTGGCAGGGCTTCTCCGGCCAGAACTCCTTCATCGAGTTCGGCAAGGCCCCGTTTGCCCCGAGCGAGAATGGCGGGATCAGGGGTGAGGTGATCTACGCTTCGACCCGTCCGTTCGACGACCCGTCGCTGTTGATCCACACCAGCTGGACCCCGAACGTTCCGGGCGTCACCATCAATCTGTATCAGGAGGGCACCGCAGCAGATGGCTCCACTACCCTGACCATGGTCGACCATACCCTGACCAGCAGCTGGGACGACTGGGCCCAGGGCTTCCGTAGCAACGGCATGCCCAATATGAACTGCCCGGGCCAGGAAAACGGCGCCAAGGATGCATTTTTCTATACCTTGAACAACAGTCGGCAATGGCTCAACGCCGGCACGCCGCTGCCCAACAATAGCCAGTTCAAGTGCTATGACGGCATGCACGCGTTCAACCAGTTGCAGCCTGCGCCTTACGACGGGATGTACAACTTCCCGAGCATCATCAACCGCGACCCGGTGAGCGGTGCCCCGGTCGGCGCCGGCGCCACCAATGGCGTAGCCGGAACACGTCCGGGATCGAACTGCACAGTCTGTGTGGCGAACCCGGCTGACGGTACCCCGATGCTGCCTGCCGGCAAGTACGTGGTCGAAGTCATCGTGCCCCCGGGCTATGAACTGGTGAAAGAGGAAGACAAGAACATCCTGATCGGCGACAACTACATCGCCCCGGTAACACAGCAGTTTGGCGGCTTGGCCACCATCTTCATCCTGCCCGACCAGGCTGCGATGAATGCCACTTATAACGCCACCAACCCGCAAAACCCGACCCAGGCCCTCGGCTCCGTTGCCTTCCCGCGTAACGAAGGCGATACCGGTTCCGTCGAAACCTTCTGGCCCTGCGTAGGCGAACTGCGCATCGTGCCGGACTACATCAGCCTGTTCCCGGGCTCGCAGGAGGTTTCCCCGTTCGCAGGCGCCTCGCGCCACCTATGCGACCGCAAGGAAGTACAGCTCGACAACCAGATGACGGTACTGGCGAAGTTCTGGCTATTCAGCTCGACCCACGTCACAGCCCACTTCACCGGCTTCATGCTGGACGACTTCTCGTCGGAATTCGACCCGTACTCGCCGCAGTTCGGTGAGAAATTTGCGCCACCTAACCTGCCGATCTCGATCAAGGACTTTGCCGGCACGGAAGTCGAGCGCACTTACGCCGACCAGTGGGGCATTTTCAACGGCTTGAACTACTCGACCTGGGAGGTGAACCCACCCAACCCGACCGGCTATGCACCAACCATGATGGTGGCCTGCATGAACGACCCCGGCCCGATACTGGATACCCGAGCCACCATCAATGGCGTAGCAAACCCGACCTTCAACACCATGATCACGGACCCCTCGTTCAACCCGGCCTACAGCCAGTTCTGCTACGAGATTCCGTTCATGCCCGGGCAGACCCAGTACATGGATACGCCGGTAGTACCGGTACAGGCCTTTGCCTCGGCCTATAACCCGCCCGACTGCGCGTACCCGGATACCACGCCGGCCATCAAGCAGGTCAATGGCGACGGAGTCGGCCCCTATGTCAGTGCCGCGGGTCACACCCTGACCATTACCGCCCTGGGAGATCAAACGGTACCCAATAATGCCTACACCGGCCCGGCCGCGGGCAATGCACCGTTCAACCAGAAGTCCATCACGCGCCACTACGGCTTTGGTAGCCGCTGCACCGGACTCGGCGGCGCCTGCACGGCAGTTTCGAGCGTGACCATCGGCGGCGCCACGGCCACCATTACCGGCTGGACCGACACGTCGATCACGGTAACGGTGCCACAGGGCATCCCATCGTGCGGAGTTGATCCGAACGATGCGACCCGGCATCCGCCGCTGCAACGAACCGGTGCCGGGAACCAGACCTATGCAGCACAGTGCGGCGAACTGGTGATCACCGCCGGTAACGGCAAGAAATCGATCGACACTGTCACCGTGACCGTGGGCGGCAAAGCGCCAACTCACGTCAACGGCGAGAATGGCACGGGTAATGCCCTGCAAGCCGCGATCGACAATGCCACGCCGGGCGACCTGATCCTGGTTGGGCCGGGAACCTACGATGAAATGCTGATCATGTGGAAACCGGTGCGCCTGCAAGGTGTCGGTGCAGCTTCGGTAACCATCAACGCCAACACCCACCCGTCCGGCAAGATGGACCCGTGGCGCCGTCAGATCGCCTGTCTGTTTGGCGTATCGCTCAACGGCGGGGTAATCAGTGCCAACAACCCGTATGACCCGAGCGGCACCTATACCTGTGCGGCCAACATGCAGCGCAAGGTGGATGCCATCCCGCAAGAGCCAACCGTCGGCTGGGACCCGACCCTCAACGGCAATATTGGTGAAATGCTGATGGAACCAACCTTGATGGGGGCGTATGAAGGCGCAGGCATCACCGTGCTGGGCAAGGGCGTTCGCGACGTACGTGTACGCGGCGTACTGCAGCCTGACCTGCTCTGTGTCGGCACGGAAGCGATGACGGGTGGTGTAGAACCCGGCACTTGCAGCCTGCTGACTGCCCAGATCAACGCCCGGGATTGCACGGACTACCCAAGCGATTTCTTCTGCAACCCGGCACGTATCGACGGCATCAGCGTGACCAACAGCTCGCAGGGCGGTGGCGGCATCTTCCTGCACGGCTTCAACCACAATATGGAGGTTTCCAATAACCGCATCTTCGGCAACGCCGGCACGCTCACGGGCGGCATCTCCGTCGGCCAGGTCGAAGTACCCCCCGGGACGACCGCCCAGAATGGCGTCACCCTGGATCCGTACCTGTACCACACCCATGTCTACGTGCATCACAATGCGGTGACATCGAACGCGTCCTACGGCGACGAGATCAACTCGACCACGCCGTCTGCCGCGGGCGGGGTAACGTTCTGCACCGGTGCCGACTACTACCACTTCAACTACAACTGGGTGTGCGGCAACATGAGCAGCGGCGACGGTGGCGGTATGGCCCACTTCGGCTACAGCGTTAACGGCGACATCTCGCACAACTGGGTGCTGTTCAACCAGAGCAATAACCCGACCCTGCCCACCTACGGCGGCGGCATCATCGCCCAGGGTGTACCCCCGGACGGAACGTTCTGCGAGAACTCTGTGACAACTGACCAGGATTGCGCACCGGCACTTGGTGACGGCGCCGGCCCCGGCCTAAAGATCGACGCCAACCTGATCGTCGGCAACACCGCCGAAAGCGGTAAAGGTGGTGGTCTGCGGCTGCAGAGCATCAACGGCACCGACGTGCAAAACGACCCGACCAACCGAAAAGGACTCTGGTACAAGGTCCGTGTGACCAACAACATCATCGCCAACAACGTGGCAGGCTGGTCCGGAGGCGGTGTATCGCTGCAGGATGCGGTGAACGTCGACTTCGACAACAACACGGTTGTGTCCAACGATGCCACTGCTTCGTCCGGTGTGTTGTTCAACACTGATGGCGGTGCGCAAGCCAACGTCGGGCCGCCGCACTGCACCAACAACGGCACGGAAACAACCTGCCAGCCGATTACCACCTCGAATTACCAGCCTGCCGGCCTGGAGACGGCGCTTAACACCACTAACCTGACTGCGGTACAGACCAATGTGAACTGCTCCGGCAACCATCCGCCGAGCGCATGTTTCTCGAACCCGGTGACGTTCAACAACAACCTGTTCTGGCAGAACCGCTCGTTCTACATCACGGTGGGCGGCCTCGATCCGGCCATCCAGGGCTTGCAGAACGTGGTATCGCTGAACCCGTCCTTGAACCAGGCCGGCCACCCGACCGGCTACTGCGCACAGGGTGCGGTGTACTGGGACATCGGCGCCTACGGCGACACGGGCCCGGCCAACCACAGTTCAGGTCTGACGCTGAACCCGCGCTACTCGATCCTGACCAGTACCAGCGGAGGTTACAACAGCGCTGCTGCGCACAACCTGCAACCGGCCAGCCCGGGTGTAGTCAGCCAGTACTGCAATGGCGCTCGCGTACCACCGGAAGGAGGAGGTATCGGCTTTAGCGTGCCCCCGGGCATTGCAGATACGGTTCTGCCCAACCCGCTGTTCAGCCTGCTGCCGTCGGCAGTGCCGGATGAAGGCAACCAGTGGATCAACATGACTTACGGTCCGCTGTCACTGGTGAATGCAAGCGTCACTTCGGGAGGTGCCGGCTACAACGTACTGCTTGGCAATTACGCGCTGACCGCAGGTTCGCCGGCGATCAACAGTGGCACATCGTCGGGGGCGCCAACCTTTGACTTCTTCGGTATCTCCAGGCCACAGAACGGGAGCTGGGACATCGGTGCCGTCGAGTTTCACAACGGCGGGCAAGTGAATCCTCCGGATGGCCTGTAG
- a CDS encoding multicopper oxidase family protein gives MTAQAAAPGITGGNSTPHFDLVAAAERISQPDGASIYSWGYGCHTAPAGFSPAAIQSSPATAGVALAVNVSCPTMQIPGPTLIVHQGDTVTVTLTNNLPAAAGNTSILFPGFQVTTSGGTPGLLTQEAPNGGSVTYTFMATNAGTHSYYSGTQGDLQVEMGLYGAIIVLPTTVPAGCRAIGATLPDGQVDFRNAAAAYNHGATCYDREYLFQFSEIDPAIHQQAEQQAGMACTQATGCMDILTELYHPAYFMINGRSMPDDMDPNYAMQYPHQPYNGNPHMHPGELVLLRIIGTGRWQHPFHEHGNHVRILARDGNLILSQTASADPMKTLAGPLLFTTTTTPGETMDGIFYWTGRGLNWDVYGHAATGPGSVYNLDPSDPKYAAYNGKPVVCIPDANGYYTADPMAPNYYEWCADHNKALESHPFGTVASGGPVTLPDANIFTNGAWYGGSPYLGPDATIRAVGATGSTPPSGTIANPPTSEAGFAFMWHSHNEREITTNNIFPGGMMMMMLVDPQSFVINEAN, from the coding sequence ATGACGGCACAAGCCGCCGCGCCGGGCATCACCGGGGGCAACTCGACCCCGCACTTCGACCTGGTCGCAGCGGCGGAGCGCATCAGCCAGCCGGATGGCGCGAGCATTTACTCCTGGGGCTACGGCTGCCACACGGCGCCGGCGGGTTTTTCACCGGCGGCCATCCAGTCCAGCCCGGCTACCGCTGGCGTGGCCCTGGCCGTAAACGTGAGCTGCCCGACCATGCAGATTCCCGGTCCGACGCTGATCGTCCACCAGGGTGACACCGTAACGGTAACCCTTACCAACAACCTGCCCGCCGCCGCCGGCAATACCTCGATCCTGTTTCCCGGCTTCCAGGTCACCACATCCGGCGGCACGCCAGGCCTGCTGACCCAGGAGGCCCCTAACGGCGGTTCGGTGACCTACACCTTCATGGCCACCAATGCCGGCACCCACAGTTACTACAGCGGCACACAGGGCGACCTGCAAGTCGAAATGGGGCTGTACGGCGCGATCATCGTGTTGCCCACCACCGTGCCTGCCGGCTGCCGTGCCATCGGTGCCACGCTGCCGGACGGGCAAGTCGATTTTCGCAATGCTGCGGCAGCGTACAACCACGGCGCCACCTGCTACGACCGCGAGTACCTGTTCCAGTTTTCCGAGATCGACCCGGCGATTCACCAGCAAGCGGAACAGCAGGCCGGCATGGCATGCACGCAAGCCACCGGCTGCATGGACATCCTGACCGAGCTTTACCACCCGGCCTATTTCATGATCAACGGCCGCTCCATGCCGGACGACATGGACCCGAACTATGCCATGCAATATCCGCATCAGCCGTACAACGGCAACCCGCACATGCACCCGGGTGAGCTGGTGTTGTTGCGCATCATCGGCACCGGCCGCTGGCAGCACCCCTTCCACGAACACGGCAACCACGTGCGCATCCTGGCGCGCGACGGCAACCTGATTCTCAGCCAGACCGCCTCGGCAGACCCGATGAAAACGCTGGCCGGGCCGCTGCTGTTCACCACCACCACCACCCCAGGCGAGACGATGGACGGCATCTTCTACTGGACCGGCCGGGGGCTGAACTGGGACGTGTACGGCCATGCCGCCACCGGCCCCGGCAGCGTCTACAACCTTGACCCCTCCGACCCGAAATACGCCGCCTACAACGGCAAGCCGGTGGTATGCATTCCCGATGCCAACGGCTACTACACGGCCGACCCGATGGCGCCCAACTACTACGAGTGGTGCGCTGATCACAACAAGGCGCTGGAAAGCCATCCGTTCGGCACTGTCGCCAGCGGCGGCCCGGTCACCCTGCCGGACGCCAACATCTTCACCAATGGTGCCTGGTACGGCGGCAGCCCCTACCTCGGCCCGGATGCCACCATCCGCGCGGTAGGTGCCACCGGCTCAACACCGCCATCCGGCACCATCGCGAACCCGCCGACATCCGAAGCAGGCTTCGCCTTCATGTGGCACTCGCACAATGAGCGCGAGATCACCACGAACAACATATTCCCGGGCGGCATGATGATGATGATGCTGGTCGATCCACAAAGCTTCGTTATCAACGAAGCCAACTAG